Proteins from a genomic interval of Hoplias malabaricus isolate fHopMal1 chromosome 13, fHopMal1.hap1, whole genome shotgun sequence:
- the tfap4 gene encoding transcription factor AP-4 isoform X1: protein MEYFMVPAQKVPSLQHFRKTEKEVIGGLCSLANIPLTPETARDQERRIRREIANSNERRRMQSINAGFQSLKTLIPHSDGEKLSKAAILQQTAEYIFSLEQEKTRLLQQNTQLKRFIQEFSGSSPKRRRAEEKDEGIGSPDILEDEKVEDLRREMIELRQQLEKERSVRMMLEEQIRSLDAHLYPEKLKVIAQQVQEHHAQTQTLLRLQQQEQLERETTPARSPQVFSPVTPPAPTHHTTVIVPAPTLPQPPHHVTVVTMGPTSVINTASTSRQNLDTIVQAIQHIEGTHEKMSIPEEEQRRAVIVTPGRILTDTADSDTASDNEGSEDC from the exons ATGGAGTATTTCATGGTGCCCGCTCAGAAGGTGCCCTCTTTGCAACATTTTAGGAAAACGGAGAAAGAAGTAATTGGGGGGTTGTGTAG ttTAGCAAACATCCCCCTCACACCAGAGACAGCACGAGACCAGGAACGGCGCATTCGCAGGGAAATCGCCAACAGTAATGAGCGCAGGCGCATGCAGAGTATTAATGCTGGCTTTCAGTCACTCAAAACACTCATACCACACAGTGATGGAGAGAAGCTGAGCAAG GCTGCCATCTTACAGCAGACGGCTGAATACATCTTCTCTCTGGAGCAGGAGAAGACGCGGCTCCTGCAGCAGAATACACAGCTCAAGCGCTTCATCCAG gAGTTCAGTGGCTCATCCCCAAAAAGGAGGCGTGCAGAGGAGAAGGATGAAGGGATCGGCTCTCCTGATATCCTTGAGGATGAAAAAGTGGAGGATCTACGGCGGGAAATGATTGAACTCCGGCAGCAGCTGGAGAAGGAGCGCTCTGTGCGCATGATGCTGGAAGAACAG ATTCGCTCTTTGGATGCTCATCTGTATCCAGAGAAGCTGAAGGTGATAGCTCAGCAGGTTCAGGAGCACCATGCACAGACACAGACTCTGCTCCGGCTGCAGCAGCAGGaacagctggagagagagaccACGCCTGCTCGCAGCCCCCAG GTGTTTTCCCCAGTAACACCCCCTGCCCCCACccaccacaccactgttattgtaccTGCCCCCACATTGCCCCAACCTCCTCATCATGTCACCGTGGTAACTATGGGCCCAACCTCCGTCATCAATACAGCCTCCACATCGCGACAGAACCTGGACACTATCGTGCAG GCCATCCAGCACATCGAAGGCACACATGAGAAGATGAGCATCCCAGAGGAAGAACAGCGTAGAGCGGTCATTGTGACCCCAGGTCGCATCCTTACTGACACGGCAGACTCAGATACGGCCTCAGACAATGAAGGGTCTGAAGACTGTTAA
- the tfap4 gene encoding transcription factor AP-4 isoform X2, translating into MQSINAGFQSLKTLIPHSDGEKLSKAAILQQTAEYIFSLEQEKTRLLQQNTQLKRFIQEFSGSSPKRRRAEEKDEGIGSPDILEDEKVEDLRREMIELRQQLEKERSVRMMLEEQIRSLDAHLYPEKLKVIAQQVQEHHAQTQTLLRLQQQEQLERETTPARSPQVFSPVTPPAPTHHTTVIVPAPTLPQPPHHVTVVTMGPTSVINTASTSRQNLDTIVQAIQHIEGTHEKMSIPEEEQRRAVIVTPGRILTDTADSDTASDNEGSEDC; encoded by the exons ATGCAGAGTATTAATGCTGGCTTTCAGTCACTCAAAACACTCATACCACACAGTGATGGAGAGAAGCTGAGCAAG GCTGCCATCTTACAGCAGACGGCTGAATACATCTTCTCTCTGGAGCAGGAGAAGACGCGGCTCCTGCAGCAGAATACACAGCTCAAGCGCTTCATCCAG gAGTTCAGTGGCTCATCCCCAAAAAGGAGGCGTGCAGAGGAGAAGGATGAAGGGATCGGCTCTCCTGATATCCTTGAGGATGAAAAAGTGGAGGATCTACGGCGGGAAATGATTGAACTCCGGCAGCAGCTGGAGAAGGAGCGCTCTGTGCGCATGATGCTGGAAGAACAG ATTCGCTCTTTGGATGCTCATCTGTATCCAGAGAAGCTGAAGGTGATAGCTCAGCAGGTTCAGGAGCACCATGCACAGACACAGACTCTGCTCCGGCTGCAGCAGCAGGaacagctggagagagagaccACGCCTGCTCGCAGCCCCCAG GTGTTTTCCCCAGTAACACCCCCTGCCCCCACccaccacaccactgttattgtaccTGCCCCCACATTGCCCCAACCTCCTCATCATGTCACCGTGGTAACTATGGGCCCAACCTCCGTCATCAATACAGCCTCCACATCGCGACAGAACCTGGACACTATCGTGCAG GCCATCCAGCACATCGAAGGCACACATGAGAAGATGAGCATCCCAGAGGAAGAACAGCGTAGAGCGGTCATTGTGACCCCAGGTCGCATCCTTACTGACACGGCAGACTCAGATACGGCCTCAGACAATGAAGGGTCTGAAGACTGTTAA